A stretch of the Pseudomonas helvetica genome encodes the following:
- the mexE gene encoding multidrug efflux RND transporter periplasmic adaptor subunit MexE, with protein sequence MEQSFKHLRFPLAVLAMLVMSACGKTPGTAAAMPAAKVSVAKVLEQPVNEWDDFTGRLEAPETVEIRPRVSGQIDEVAFTEGALVKKGDLLFQIDPRPFQAEVRRLEALVAQGRANATRSENEAQRGERLRTSNAISAELADSRSSAAQEARAAVGALQAQLDLAKLNLSFTRVTAPISGRVSRAEITAGNLVTADVTALTSVVSTDKIYAYFDADERVYLKYTQLARQGQRGQTTPVYLGLSNEEGNPHLGQMNFVDNQVNPKTGTIRGRAVFDNSKGEYTPGLYARLKLVGSGTYSAVLINDEAVGTDLGKKFVLVMDADNKSAYRAVELGPKIEGLRIVRSGLNKDDTIIVKGLQRVRPGSPVTPEVIPMASQETLAALAQQRQALEASNLPQVAPAKVAPGTAVKLAAATPRG encoded by the coding sequence ATGGAACAGTCATTCAAACATTTGCGCTTCCCCTTGGCCGTTTTGGCCATGCTGGTGATGAGCGCCTGCGGCAAGACCCCGGGCACCGCTGCCGCCATGCCTGCGGCCAAAGTCAGCGTGGCCAAGGTGCTGGAACAACCGGTCAACGAGTGGGACGATTTCACCGGCCGCCTCGAGGCACCGGAAACCGTCGAGATTCGTCCTCGGGTGTCAGGCCAGATCGACGAAGTCGCATTCACCGAAGGCGCCCTTGTGAAAAAGGGCGATTTGCTGTTCCAGATCGACCCTCGCCCCTTCCAGGCTGAGGTCCGCCGTCTTGAAGCCCTGGTTGCCCAAGGTCGCGCCAATGCTACCCGCAGCGAAAACGAAGCCCAACGCGGTGAGCGCCTGCGCACCAGCAATGCGATTTCTGCCGAGCTGGCCGACTCGCGCAGCAGCGCCGCCCAAGAGGCCCGAGCCGCTGTCGGCGCCCTCCAGGCGCAACTGGACCTGGCCAAACTGAACCTCAGCTTTACCCGCGTCACTGCACCGATCAGTGGCCGCGTCAGCCGTGCGGAAATCACCGCCGGCAACCTGGTCACCGCCGATGTCACCGCGCTGACCAGCGTGGTCTCCACCGACAAGATTTACGCCTACTTCGACGCCGATGAGCGTGTGTACCTCAAGTACACCCAGCTCGCCCGCCAGGGCCAACGCGGTCAAACCACTCCGGTTTACCTTGGTCTGTCCAATGAAGAAGGCAACCCACACCTGGGCCAGATGAACTTCGTCGACAACCAGGTCAACCCGAAAACCGGCACCATCCGCGGTCGCGCCGTGTTTGACAACAGCAAGGGCGAATACACCCCCGGCCTCTACGCTCGCCTGAAACTGGTGGGCAGCGGGACCTATTCCGCTGTACTGATCAACGACGAAGCCGTCGGTACCGACCTGGGTAAAAAGTTTGTACTGGTGATGGACGCCGACAACAAGTCGGCTTATCGCGCCGTCGAACTGGGTCCGAAGATCGAAGGTTTGCGCATTGTACGCAGCGGCCTGAACAAGGACGACACGATCATCGTCAAGGGTCTGCAACGGGTGCGTCCGGGTTCCCCGGTGACGCCTGAAGTGATCCCGATGGCCAGCCAGGAAACCCTCGCGGCCCTCGCTCAACAACGCCAAGCGCTTGAAGCCAGCAACCTACCCCAAGTCGCACCTGCCAAGGTTGCGCCGGGTACGGCTGTGAAACTCGCCGCTGCGACTCCACGCGGTTAA
- a CDS encoding MFS transporter encodes MKLFRPLLQRPVALLWGGLALSSIGDELFAIAVAWMAVQIAGTDASWLSALRGGAALAGALLGGIWAERWDHRRTMIGADLARAGLALIPMLAWALGILSLWMLAVPVMLMMIVNSLFEPALRASLPRIVAAPDQLQAVNALFDAIIRVARVIGPMLAAAITLLIPLEHLFTLNSLTFLISAWAVMKLSTALPRQPVKVTSRRAAFTAGWRSLIGRRQMQVVYVCAGLGNVAWSLGISIGMALAVVKYDIQGFGVRGFAAYGLIMGAYGCGNLISIFVVGNLHIRRLYGGFTFGSVVNGLGIATIGAAVMYLPAEYVLVGMMFGAGLAALGGPLIDISFILLIQTTFRQSEIAGLARLRYAALGASILIAGACGAALYARFETGMVIVGSGMFEVIVGAIVLLVPKDNEAVYANTGEEPLLDGNEVTR; translated from the coding sequence ATGAAGTTGTTTAGACCGTTGCTTCAGCGGCCTGTGGCGTTGCTGTGGGGAGGGCTGGCGCTATCCTCGATCGGCGACGAATTGTTCGCGATCGCTGTCGCCTGGATGGCGGTGCAGATCGCCGGCACCGATGCGAGTTGGCTTAGTGCGTTGCGCGGCGGGGCGGCGCTGGCGGGCGCGTTGCTGGGAGGGATCTGGGCCGAGCGCTGGGACCATCGACGCACGATGATCGGCGCTGACCTTGCGCGGGCCGGGCTCGCGCTGATTCCGATGCTGGCTTGGGCGTTGGGCATCCTGAGCCTGTGGATGCTGGCGGTGCCGGTCATGCTCATGATGATCGTCAACTCTTTGTTCGAACCGGCCTTGCGCGCCAGCCTGCCACGTATTGTCGCGGCGCCGGACCAGTTGCAGGCCGTCAACGCGCTGTTCGACGCAATTATCCGGGTGGCCCGGGTGATCGGGCCGATGCTGGCCGCGGCCATTACCTTGCTGATTCCGCTTGAACATCTGTTTACCCTCAATAGCCTGACGTTCCTGATCTCGGCCTGGGCGGTGATGAAGCTGAGCACGGCATTGCCTCGCCAACCGGTCAAGGTGACGAGCCGGCGTGCCGCCTTCACCGCCGGTTGGCGCAGCCTGATCGGTCGTCGGCAGATGCAGGTGGTGTATGTGTGTGCGGGGTTGGGCAACGTCGCCTGGAGCCTGGGCATTTCCATCGGCATGGCGCTGGCCGTGGTCAAGTACGACATCCAGGGTTTCGGTGTACGGGGCTTTGCCGCCTACGGCCTGATCATGGGCGCCTATGGTTGCGGCAACCTGATCTCTATTTTTGTCGTCGGCAACCTGCATATCCGACGCTTGTACGGTGGTTTTACCTTCGGCTCGGTGGTCAACGGCCTGGGCATTGCGACCATCGGTGCGGCGGTGATGTACCTGCCAGCGGAGTACGTCCTGGTCGGGATGATGTTCGGCGCAGGCCTGGCCGCGCTCGGCGGGCCGCTGATCGACATCTCGTTCATTCTGCTGATTCAAACCACGTTCAGGCAAAGCGAGATTGCCGGGCTGGCAAGGTTACGCTATGCCGCGCTGGGGGCCTCCATTCTCATTGCCGGGGCCTGCGGTGCGGCACTTTATGCCCGGTTCGAAACCGGCATGGTCATCGTCGGCAGCGGGATGTTTGAAGTCATCGTCGGTGCGATTGTGTTGCTCGTCCCCAAGGACAATGAAGCGGTCTACGCGAACACGGGGGAAGAGCCTCTGTTGGATGGCAATGAGGTCACCCGATGA
- a CDS encoding efflux RND transporter permease subunit yields the protein MNFSQFFISRPIFAAVLSLLILIAGSISLFQLPISEYPEVVPPTVVVRANFPGANPKVIGETVAAPLEQAITGVENMLYMSSQSTADGKITLTITFALGTDLDNAQVQVQNRVTRSEPKLPAEVTRIGITVDKASPDLTMVVHLTSPDKRYDMLYLSNYALLNIKDELARLGGVGDVQLFGMGDYSLRVWLDPNKTASRNLTATDVVNAIREQNRQVAAGALGAPPAPNATAFQLSVNTQGRLVSEEEFENIIIRSGENGEITRLKDIARVELGSSQYALRSLLNNQPAVAIPIFQRPGSNAIEISNEVRAKMAELKKSFPEGMDFSIVYDPTIFVRGSIEAVVHTLFEALILVVLVVILFLQTWRASIIPLVAVPVSLIGTFAVMHLFGFSLNALSLFGLVLAIGIVVDDAIVVVENVERNIGLGLTPVEATKRAMREVTGPIIATALVLCAVFIPAAFISGLTGQFYKQFALTIAISTVISAFNSLTLSPALAAVLLKSHDAPKDRFSKVLDGIFGGWLFRPFNRFFDRASHGYVGTVARVIRSSGIALLLYAGLMALTFLGFSNTPTGFVPGQDKQYLVAFAQLPDAASLDRTEDVIKRMSDLALKQPGVESAVAFPGLSINGFTNSPNAGIVFVTLKPFDQRKDPSQSAGAIAGALNGQYAGIQEAYMAIFPPPPVQGLGTIGGFRLQIEDRGNLGYDELYKETMNIITKSRSVPELAGLFTSYTVNVPQVDAAIDREKAKTHGVAVSDIFDTLQIYLGSLYANDFNRFGRTYQVNVQAEQQFRLEPDQIGQLKVRNNKGEMIPLATFIKVSDTSGPDRVMHYNGFITAEINGAAAPGYSSGQAQQAIEKLLKDELPNGMTYEWTDLTYQQILSGNTALFVFPLCVLLAFLVLAAQYESWSLPLAVILIVPMTLLSAITGVILSGGDNNIFTQIGLIVLVGLACKNAILIVEFAKDKQEEGLDPLSAVLEACRLRLRPILMTSFAFIMGVVPLVFSSGAGAEMRHAMGVAVFSGMLGVTFFGLLLTPVFYVLIRRFVERSDARKAAKALKLEAQQ from the coding sequence ATGAATTTTTCCCAATTCTTCATTTCACGGCCGATCTTCGCAGCGGTGCTCTCGCTGCTGATCCTGATCGCCGGCAGCATCTCGCTGTTCCAGCTACCGATCAGCGAATACCCGGAAGTCGTGCCACCGACCGTGGTGGTCCGCGCCAACTTCCCGGGTGCCAACCCTAAAGTCATCGGTGAAACCGTGGCCGCTCCGCTGGAGCAAGCCATTACCGGCGTCGAGAACATGCTGTACATGTCCTCGCAGTCCACCGCTGACGGCAAGATCACCCTGACCATCACCTTTGCGCTGGGCACCGACCTGGACAACGCACAGGTTCAGGTGCAGAACCGTGTCACCCGCTCCGAGCCCAAGCTGCCCGCCGAAGTGACCCGGATCGGTATCACGGTGGACAAGGCTTCGCCCGACCTGACCATGGTTGTGCACTTGACCTCGCCGGACAAGCGCTACGACATGCTCTACCTGTCCAACTACGCCTTGCTCAACATCAAGGATGAGCTGGCGCGGCTGGGCGGCGTCGGTGACGTGCAACTGTTTGGTATGGGCGACTATTCGCTGCGGGTCTGGCTCGATCCGAACAAGACCGCTTCGCGCAACCTGACTGCGACCGATGTGGTCAACGCGATTCGCGAACAGAACCGCCAGGTTGCCGCCGGTGCCCTGGGTGCGCCACCTGCACCGAACGCCACCGCGTTCCAGCTCTCGGTCAACACCCAAGGTCGCCTGGTCTCCGAGGAAGAGTTCGAGAACATCATTATTCGCTCTGGTGAAAACGGTGAAATCACTCGCCTCAAGGACATTGCTCGCGTCGAACTCGGCTCCAGCCAGTACGCCTTGCGTTCCTTGCTGAACAACCAACCGGCCGTGGCGATCCCGATCTTCCAGCGTCCAGGCTCCAACGCTATCGAGATCTCCAACGAAGTGCGCGCCAAAATGGCCGAGCTGAAGAAGAGCTTCCCCGAAGGCATGGACTTCAGCATCGTGTATGACCCGACGATTTTCGTTCGCGGTTCCATCGAAGCGGTGGTGCACACACTGTTCGAAGCACTGATTCTGGTTGTGCTGGTGGTGATCCTGTTCCTGCAAACCTGGCGTGCCTCGATTATTCCGTTGGTGGCGGTGCCGGTGTCGTTGATCGGTACGTTCGCCGTGATGCACCTGTTCGGCTTCTCGCTTAACGCGTTGTCATTGTTCGGATTGGTATTGGCCATCGGTATCGTGGTCGACGACGCCATCGTGGTGGTGGAAAACGTCGAACGGAATATCGGCCTCGGGCTGACACCGGTCGAAGCGACCAAGCGCGCCATGCGTGAAGTAACCGGGCCGATCATCGCCACCGCGCTGGTGCTGTGTGCCGTGTTTATCCCGGCGGCCTTCATCTCCGGGTTGACCGGGCAGTTCTACAAGCAGTTCGCGTTGACCATTGCGATCTCCACGGTGATCTCGGCCTTCAACTCGCTGACCCTTTCGCCAGCGTTGGCTGCCGTGTTGCTCAAAAGTCATGATGCGCCCAAGGACCGTTTCTCGAAGGTCCTCGACGGTATTTTCGGTGGCTGGCTGTTCCGTCCGTTCAACCGTTTCTTTGATCGTGCCAGCCATGGTTATGTCGGCACTGTGGCTCGTGTGATCCGCAGCAGCGGCATCGCCCTGCTGCTGTACGCCGGCCTGATGGCGCTGACGTTCCTCGGCTTCTCGAACACGCCAACCGGTTTCGTGCCCGGCCAGGACAAGCAATACTTGGTGGCCTTCGCCCAACTGCCGGACGCGGCGAGCCTGGACCGCACTGAAGATGTGATCAAGCGCATGTCCGACCTGGCCCTGAAACAGCCTGGCGTGGAAAGCGCGGTGGCCTTCCCTGGCCTGTCGATCAACGGCTTCACCAACAGCCCTAACGCCGGCATCGTGTTCGTCACCCTGAAACCGTTCGACCAACGCAAAGACCCAAGCCAATCGGCTGGTGCCATTGCCGGAGCCTTGAACGGCCAGTACGCCGGGATTCAGGAAGCCTACATGGCGATCTTCCCGCCGCCGCCGGTACAAGGCCTGGGCACCATCGGTGGTTTCCGCCTGCAGATCGAAGACCGGGGCAACCTGGGGTATGACGAGCTGTACAAAGAAACCATGAACATCATCACCAAGAGCCGCAGCGTGCCGGAACTGGCCGGGCTGTTCACCAGCTACACCGTGAACGTGCCACAGGTCGATGCCGCCATCGACCGCGAAAAAGCCAAGACCCACGGCGTGGCCGTCAGCGACATCTTCGACACCCTGCAGATCTACCTGGGTTCGTTGTATGCCAACGACTTCAACCGCTTTGGTCGCACCTATCAGGTCAACGTTCAGGCCGAGCAGCAGTTCCGCCTCGAACCGGACCAGATCGGCCAGCTGAAAGTGCGCAACAACAAAGGCGAGATGATCCCGCTGGCGACCTTCATCAAGGTCAGCGACACCTCGGGCCCGGACCGCGTGATGCACTACAACGGCTTTATCACCGCTGAAATCAACGGCGCCGCAGCCCCTGGCTACAGCTCCGGCCAAGCGCAACAGGCCATCGAAAAACTGCTCAAGGACGAACTGCCTAACGGCATGACCTACGAGTGGACCGACCTGACCTACCAGCAAATTCTGTCCGGCAACACCGCGCTGTTCGTGTTCCCGCTCTGCGTACTGCTGGCGTTCCTGGTACTGGCCGCGCAATACGAGAGCTGGAGCCTGCCGCTGGCGGTGATCCTGATCGTCCCGATGACCCTGCTGTCGGCGATTACCGGGGTGATTCTCTCCGGTGGCGACAACAACATCTTCACCCAGATCGGCTTGATCGTTCTGGTAGGACTGGCCTGCAAGAACGCGATCCTGATCGTCGAGTTCGCCAAGGACAAGCAAGAGGAAGGCCTGGACCCGCTCAGCGCGGTACTGGAAGCCTGCCGTCTGCGTCTGCGGCCGATCCTGATGACCTCCTTCGCCTTCATCATGGGCGTGGTGCCTCTGGTGTTCTCCAGCGGTGCCGGTGCAGAAATGCGTCACGCCATGGGTGTGGCGGTGTTCTCCGGGATGCTCGGGGTGACCTTCTTCGGTCTGTTGCTGACGCCGGTGTTCTACGTATTGATCCGTCGTTTTGTGGAACGCAGCGATGCCCGCAAAGCGGCCAAGGCCCTGAAACTGGAGGCGCAACAATGA
- a CDS encoding HlyD family secretion protein — protein sequence MKKILAQFSTLAVVVLAFVLGWFAWEHYTRAPWTRDARVRADVVTLSADVAGRIVRLGVQDNQHVEKGQLLLEIDPSRYALAVEHAKRSVEVAKASLGQSQATIVASQALLKQRQSEEQRRRTLKERMAVSGEEWEKSSTEVSVAQADLLRSQANLGFAQANVQLAIAALAEAEHDLQRTRVESPVSGYVTNLLTRQGDYATAGGPLVALVDSDSFYVSGYFEETKLPRIAEGDRVDIELMSGERFGGTVQSIAFAIADRENLPGGRLLANINPSYTWVKLAQRVPVRIQIDADYAGKNTLRAGTTATVTVQETRKSDDHR from the coding sequence TTGAAGAAGATTCTTGCCCAATTCTCGACACTGGCAGTGGTCGTGCTGGCTTTTGTGCTCGGCTGGTTTGCCTGGGAGCATTACACCCGCGCACCGTGGACCCGGGACGCACGGGTGCGTGCCGATGTGGTGACTTTGTCCGCCGATGTTGCGGGACGCATCGTCCGCCTGGGTGTGCAGGATAACCAGCATGTGGAGAAGGGGCAGTTGCTGTTGGAAATCGATCCCTCGCGTTACGCCCTGGCGGTGGAACATGCCAAGCGTTCGGTCGAAGTGGCGAAGGCCTCGCTGGGGCAATCGCAAGCCACCATCGTTGCCAGTCAGGCGCTGCTCAAGCAGCGTCAAAGCGAGGAGCAGCGTCGACGGACTCTCAAGGAACGCATGGCGGTCTCTGGCGAAGAGTGGGAAAAATCCAGTACCGAGGTGTCGGTGGCCCAGGCCGATTTGCTGCGCAGCCAGGCCAACCTGGGTTTTGCCCAGGCCAATGTGCAACTGGCCATCGCCGCATTGGCCGAGGCTGAACACGATCTGCAGCGCACTCGGGTCGAATCGCCGGTCAGTGGCTACGTCACCAATCTGCTGACGCGGCAGGGCGATTACGCGACCGCGGGCGGGCCGCTGGTGGCGCTGGTGGACAGCGACTCGTTTTATGTCAGCGGCTACTTCGAAGAAACCAAGCTGCCGCGAATCGCGGAGGGTGACCGGGTCGACATCGAACTGATGAGTGGCGAACGTTTTGGCGGCACCGTGCAAAGCATCGCTTTCGCCATTGCCGACCGGGAGAACCTGCCCGGCGGGCGTTTGCTGGCCAACATCAACCCAAGCTACACCTGGGTCAAACTGGCGCAACGGGTGCCGGTACGGATTCAGATCGACGCCGACTATGCCGGCAAAAACACGCTGCGTGCCGGGACCACGGCTACGGTGACTGTCCAGGAAACCCGCAAATCCGACGATCACCGCTAA
- a CDS encoding DUF1656 domain-containing protein: MTIDLEIGGVYLPPIAQALLLGLPIFLVLDWFLRRLGVLQFVWHEALFEGALYACVCAMLILAMGA; encoded by the coding sequence TTGACCATTGATCTGGAAATAGGCGGTGTCTATCTGCCGCCGATTGCCCAGGCGCTGCTGCTGGGCTTGCCGATTTTCCTGGTGCTGGACTGGTTCCTGCGGCGCCTCGGCGTATTGCAATTCGTCTGGCATGAAGCCTTGTTCGAAGGCGCGTTGTACGCCTGCGTGTGCGCGATGTTGATACTGGCGATGGGAGCCTGA
- a CDS encoding FUSC family protein has product MQALLQYFKAILHPGPGVLLFALRTITAGLLTLYLAFVFDLDQPKWSIMAVVIVSQPLAGMALARSFGQVIGTTLGAAVAVVIMAIFPQAPVPFVMTLSLWLALCTAGGTLLRYTSSQAFVLSGYTAVVVGLLAVPDLEGTFLLAVTRVTETLLAVACVCVVSLLTARPEAVAKDYFARIDQVIKLLATHASAVIRTEESEEDFHRRQMQLLGQISALEGVRRHLYYDAPRLRSADDLVQLLGNQLLLLTARLTALRHQRELLLERWEGEIPAEIQHLLNEELTFLDELARQGRALSSEQRHQFAALQQRFDALAYRSEQLTEPLKATLRSLSWSLRWEQARMLQQLETILELSDAIQSGRKASSVFRGQANPLHLDFTLATMNAIRAFCALMVAGLIWIETGWDGARGGMIVAGILCSLMATFPRPLLAAQSYARGLGLALVVSALLEFALVPMISSFELLALLLAPLLYAVAVGLSSPPTTGTGIGLGLSTFLLLGPQNTGLGQNTAIQWFEFAGAYTCATVLALSVYALIFPFRPVLRIRRLHQENCEQVYALLKKPATDENQFAFESRLVDRLTTMLGLLPAIQDKPARDLFEVSLGCLALGIALNQLRQQGQNNLLLSPQTQTRLFATVQEVGRLVAGRPNIEVDRVIDSLHALGDELDALHCSVHEHLWSVFRMRVALLIVVSFLERHRGHFEPVTLQGVPALDH; this is encoded by the coding sequence ATGCAAGCGTTGCTGCAGTACTTCAAGGCGATCCTCCACCCCGGTCCCGGGGTGTTGCTGTTTGCCTTGAGAACGATCACCGCCGGGCTGCTGACACTGTACCTGGCCTTTGTGTTTGACCTCGACCAGCCCAAATGGTCGATCATGGCCGTGGTCATCGTCAGTCAGCCCCTGGCCGGGATGGCGCTTGCCCGCAGTTTTGGCCAGGTCATCGGCACCACGCTGGGTGCGGCCGTGGCCGTGGTGATCATGGCGATCTTCCCCCAGGCGCCGGTGCCTTTCGTGATGACGTTGTCCCTGTGGCTGGCGCTGTGCACCGCCGGTGGCACCTTGTTGCGCTACACCAGTTCCCAGGCATTTGTGCTCAGCGGCTATACGGCAGTAGTGGTGGGGCTGCTGGCAGTGCCTGATCTGGAGGGCACCTTCCTGTTGGCCGTGACCCGCGTGACCGAGACGTTGCTGGCGGTTGCCTGTGTCTGTGTGGTCAGCCTGCTGACCGCGCGTCCGGAGGCTGTGGCCAAGGATTACTTTGCCAGGATCGATCAGGTGATCAAGCTGCTGGCAACCCATGCCAGCGCGGTCATTCGAACCGAGGAAAGCGAGGAAGACTTCCACCGTCGGCAAATGCAGCTACTTGGGCAGATCAGTGCGCTGGAGGGGGTACGCCGGCATTTGTATTACGACGCGCCGCGTTTGCGCAGTGCCGACGACCTGGTGCAATTGCTTGGCAATCAACTGCTGTTGCTGACCGCGCGGCTCACCGCATTGCGCCATCAGCGCGAGCTGTTGCTCGAACGCTGGGAAGGCGAGATCCCTGCCGAAATCCAGCATTTGCTGAACGAAGAGCTGACCTTTCTCGATGAACTGGCCCGGCAGGGGCGCGCGCTGTCCAGCGAGCAGCGGCACCAGTTTGCGGCATTGCAACAGCGCTTCGATGCACTGGCCTACCGTTCGGAGCAACTGACCGAGCCCTTGAAGGCCACCTTGCGCTCGCTGTCATGGTCACTGCGTTGGGAACAGGCGCGAATGCTCCAGCAGCTTGAAACGATTCTGGAATTGAGCGATGCGATCCAGAGCGGACGCAAGGCCAGTAGCGTGTTTCGCGGTCAGGCCAATCCACTGCATCTGGATTTCACCCTGGCGACGATGAACGCCATCCGTGCGTTCTGCGCACTGATGGTGGCTGGCCTGATATGGATCGAAACCGGTTGGGACGGCGCCCGGGGCGGGATGATTGTGGCGGGGATCCTCTGCTCGTTGATGGCGACGTTTCCCCGCCCGTTGTTGGCTGCCCAGAGCTATGCCCGGGGCTTGGGTCTGGCGCTGGTGGTGTCGGCGCTGCTTGAATTTGCGCTGGTGCCGATGATCAGTAGCTTCGAGCTGTTGGCCCTGTTGCTGGCGCCATTGCTGTATGCCGTTGCGGTGGGGTTGTCCAGCCCGCCAACCACGGGGACGGGGATCGGGCTGGGATTGTCGACATTTCTGTTATTGGGCCCGCAGAACACCGGATTGGGGCAGAACACCGCGATCCAGTGGTTTGAATTTGCTGGCGCTTACACCTGCGCCACCGTGCTGGCGTTGAGTGTGTATGCCTTGATCTTCCCCTTCAGGCCCGTTCTGCGTATTCGCCGGCTGCACCAGGAAAATTGCGAGCAGGTCTATGCCTTGCTGAAAAAACCGGCCACGGATGAAAACCAGTTTGCCTTCGAGAGTCGTCTGGTCGACCGTCTGACCACGATGCTGGGGCTGTTGCCAGCCATCCAGGACAAGCCTGCGCGTGACCTGTTCGAGGTCAGCCTCGGCTGTCTGGCCCTGGGCATTGCCTTGAACCAGCTCAGGCAGCAGGGGCAGAACAACCTGCTACTGAGCCCGCAGACGCAAACCCGGTTGTTTGCCACCGTTCAGGAAGTCGGGCGGCTGGTTGCCGGTCGGCCGAACATCGAAGTGGATCGCGTGATTGACAGCCTGCACGCCTTGGGCGATGAGCTGGACGCGCTGCACTGCAGCGTCCATGAACACCTGTGGTCAGTGTTTCGCATGCGTGTGGCGTTGTTGATCGTGGTGTCGTTCCTGGAGCGCCACCGTGGCCACTTTGAGCCTGTCACCTTGCAAGGAGTACCTGCGCTTGACCATTGA
- a CDS encoding efflux transporter outer membrane subunit yields MSLKVFLPSLLVLALSACAVGPDYKTPATEAANITAATDGANGQKNFDRARFEGVWWQQFDDPILNQLVTQSLQGNRDLRVAYARLKASRAFRDDAATQTTPNVTSRASSDLAKGQIPGQTTQRVNSERYDLGLDMAWEVDLFGRIQRNLEAADADQQAAEADLHQLQVSMIAELVDAYGQLRGAQLREKIALANLQNQQESSKITVSLRDAGVGDQLDVVRADARLASVEASVPQLQEVQVRQRNRIATLLGERPDKLTVDLSPANLPAIAKALPIGDPGELLQRRPDIRSAERKLAAATARIGVAKADLFPRVSLSGFLGFTAGRGSQIGSSAASAWALSPSITWAAFDLGSVRARLRAADANAEGALATYEQQVLLALEESENAFSDYGKRQQRLISLIRQSESSRAAADLAQIRYREGTVDFLVLLDAQRERLAAEDSQAQAEVDLYRGIVAIYKALGGGWQPETVASR; encoded by the coding sequence ATGAGTCTGAAAGTCTTCCTGCCGAGCTTGCTGGTACTGGCCCTGAGTGCCTGTGCCGTCGGCCCGGACTACAAGACCCCGGCAACGGAGGCGGCCAACATCACGGCCGCCACCGATGGCGCCAACGGTCAGAAGAACTTCGACCGCGCACGCTTCGAAGGTGTCTGGTGGCAGCAGTTCGATGACCCGATCCTCAATCAGTTGGTGACCCAGTCGTTGCAGGGCAACCGTGATCTGCGAGTGGCGTATGCGCGCTTGAAGGCATCTCGGGCGTTCCGTGATGACGCGGCCACCCAGACCACACCCAACGTCACCAGCCGCGCCAGCAGTGATTTGGCCAAAGGCCAGATTCCCGGCCAGACCACTCAGCGCGTCAACAGCGAACGCTATGACCTGGGCCTGGACATGGCCTGGGAAGTGGATCTGTTCGGGCGCATCCAGCGCAATCTGGAAGCCGCCGATGCCGATCAACAAGCAGCCGAAGCCGATCTGCATCAACTGCAAGTCAGCATGATTGCCGAACTGGTGGACGCTTACGGTCAACTGCGCGGTGCGCAACTGCGGGAAAAAATCGCGCTGGCCAACCTGCAGAACCAGCAAGAGTCGAGCAAAATCACCGTGAGCCTGCGTGATGCCGGCGTCGGCGATCAGCTCGATGTGGTTCGCGCCGATGCCCGCCTTGCCTCCGTCGAAGCCAGCGTGCCGCAACTGCAAGAAGTGCAGGTGCGTCAACGCAACCGCATCGCCACCCTGCTGGGTGAACGACCGGACAAACTGACCGTCGACCTCAGCCCGGCCAACTTGCCGGCGATTGCCAAGGCCTTGCCGATTGGTGATCCGGGTGAGCTGCTACAACGCCGTCCGGATATCCGCAGTGCCGAACGCAAGCTGGCCGCCGCCACCGCGCGAATTGGTGTGGCCAAGGCCGATCTGTTCCCACGGGTCAGCCTCAGCGGTTTCCTCGGCTTCACCGCCGGGCGTGGTTCGCAGATCGGCTCGTCGGCAGCCAGCGCCTGGGCGCTCAGCCCAAGCATTACCTGGGCCGCCTTCGACCTGGGCAGCGTGCGCGCTCGTTTACGGGCAGCCGATGCTAACGCCGAAGGCGCCCTGGCGACCTACGAGCAGCAAGTGTTGTTAGCGCTGGAAGAATCGGAGAACGCCTTCTCCGATTACGGTAAACGTCAACAGCGCCTGATCTCGCTGATTCGTCAGAGTGAGTCAAGCCGTGCTGCGGCTGACCTGGCGCAAATTCGCTACCGCGAAGGCACCGTGGATTTCCTGGTGCTGCTCGATGCACAACGTGAGCGCCTGGCCGCCGAGGATTCCCAGGCCCAGGCCGAGGTTGATCTTTACCGTGGCATCGTCGCCATCTACAAGGCCCTCGGCGGTGGCTGGCAACCCGAGACGGTCGCCAGCAGGTAA